GCTGCTTATCCTTATGTTCTTCCTTATCGGACGCTACTTGCACCGACACAAAGGCGACTACTTGACGCACGAGGATCAGGGTGCCGATGGAGCTGACGATCCGGACGATGCTGTACTGCACTCAACTACTGGCCATCAAGTCAGGAAGCGAACAGAGATCTTTATCTAAACCGGTCGCAAGAATATGCACATAAATCGTTTATAAATCGCCTTAGACACGCAACAGCGACCATTCAGACTCACCAAAAgataaaaattaatgaaaacgAAGTGAAAATCAAACGAACACGGAAAAGGCTCATCACATATTACAGACAGAAAATACTTTTCCACGCACTGCCAATTGTTTTGCGCAAGTGATTGCTAAGATTTGATTTATAATTGGTTGGCTACATTATGCTatgattttttgtattttttggttcTGTCTGACGGCCATTCGCCTTTTTTAACTATTGAAATCTCTTTATGGTCACCGAATACCGTCcatttttagttaattttatgaacattttgtttgcgaaattaagttaaaaacttattttagAAAGCTGCCCGAGGAGCTTACCGAAAGCAACCAACTTTATGTATTTCAACCGCGCGAGTATGTAAGAACGAACAttccattatttttaatatgttttctCGCTTTacgtttaatttaaaatgttttctacTTCACACACAAAAGAACATGAAAATCATTTTGTGGCTAAACAAAATCGGCTACTTTAGAAACACAAagcattaaaagcaaattgtatttttggaaaatgcattttgaacGTCTTGActtgaaattttcaaatatacatTACCAtgtgtatatagatatatatagcaataaaaaatatatataattacaaaaaagaGACAatgagaaaattaaaatttttatctTTTAATAAAAGAGaactacaaatatttgaaatggGTTGTGTTGGACTCACCGTTTTGGCACTAAGGAAACTACTGGATGTTCAGTCTCTTAAAGTTTATTCagtataattttgtatactaaaatatatatgtgtataagtacATATAGGCTATTCCAAATATTAATATCTGCATGTTTTTGATTTCCTTGATGTCAAGTCAATCGTAACAATATAGTATAACGCTAATTTTGATTACtacggttttggttttgtgttatTTGTTGTGGTTTATCTACTAGATGTACTGGAATATTTGGTTTGCATTGATGAACATGtataatattgttattatctAACAACAGTCTAAGTCACATGTAACTTGTTAAGGTAGTATAACACTGGGTGGGtctccacatccacttccgcTTCTTCTTCCACATCCACAATCCATTATCAATATTAAGTATCCGCATCGTTGTTCCATAACTAATCTACACATGTGTTCATGCCTGTAATAACTGTCTATCGTTGTGACTATAGGGGCTACACCCATCTACTCGTATGTTCCCGGGATGTCCAGGAATGGATTTCACTACATCGTACCTAAGTTCAACTATGGGTTAATGATAATGCACTTAACATCGGTATCGGTCAACGGTTCTAAATGGAAGATTACAGTTTGTTGTATTGATTATGTACCATCGTAGGTTGATAATTAAGCTTATCGATATGGTTGTCGTCAGCTCGCTTTGTCtcaacacacaaaacaaaaaaactatCACAAAcgttaaatgaaaatacaaaattctaCAGGAATACAGGATATTCCACACTTACTGCTGGGGCAAGTGCCGCTATTGTCCACCCACAATCCCACAATATTCAGTACCAAAAGCATTCACCTCTAATTGTGCACATTTCCGCTGGCCAGCATCCGGTAGCGATTCAGCAGCTGGACCGCCGCATCCTGCATGGGCACGACCTTTCCGTATCGTTCCTCGTACACCTCCAGCATGATCCTTTCTCACAAAACCGTGCAAATGACGAAGAGCAGCGACACCAGGCACAGCATCAGCACAATATCCCGATGCAGTTTCCGATCTCGGTGGAAGGGTCGCGTGGTATAACACTCGCGGCGCGCCTGTCGGAGGAGCCAAACCGGGACGAAGAGCTGGAGGAGATCGGGCACCATGAACCCGATGTCGCGCACTATCTGGTGGGCGTAACCCTCGCCGCGCACCACATTCATGAAGAACTGGTCGAAGCTGCTGGCCAGGATGTGCAGCAGGGCGATGCCCACGATGCAGAAGACCTTCTTTGGCGTGACCACGTTGGTGGTGTTGGCCAGGTGCATCACTAGCACCGTGGAGAACAGCTCGGTAACCTAGAAGAAATGGAGAAATAGTAAGGATCGTAGCTATAAGTTGGGATAGtacatttttctaaatttgattttggctATTTCCGAATATAtgataataaattaattatatattaattaatatatattaattttattatatataattaatattattatattaattacagTTAAGTTATTTACGTCTTCTGGTAAATgaaaaacataattataattattaattttcctttgccaACTCGTGACTGTATATTTTTAGCTATTGgccatttttaatttcgcacTTTTAGGGGGCAGGCCGGCCACTCATTAAAACTTTGGTCGAATGGATGGATTTGCTCTCGAAACTTATTACTCTGCCATACTTCTATTTCCATGAATACGTCTATGTAGACTTGGAGGTGGGTCACTTGGGCTGGAGGTGGATGGTGGGCGGTCTAGTGCGGGAAAAGTGCGAAAATTGTGCGGGAAAGTGTTCGAATTTGAGCGCATATTGTGCAAGTTTTGAGCGCACTCGCGCAGGACGAACTTTCCCAATAAATTATGGATGGCCAGTTATGGCTTAGGGCACAAACATATGACGGCACGTAGTTGCGATATTTGACATTGACTTGTAAGTTGCAATTTGAACTTGTGCACGTTgaaaaatttggaaaatattatttatctaTTTCTACCTTGTGgtttaaaatgtataccaTAATACTAAGTTTTATACATTACAAATTTTACaaacaacatatttttaaaaatatttgtttgccatgAAAACACGTAACTTGGAACCATGACTAagtgtatttatgtatttaattttcaacttttagAACAGGGTTTTTTCCAGTGTTCCCAGCACAGCACTTACCGTGAAGAAGAGCTGGTGGTTCCACTGATTGTAGTAGTCGTCGTTGTAGTAGTTGATGTACGCCCACCAGGCGTAGTAGTGCGAGAATATCGAGAGcaggaagaggagcagcatCGAGTACCGCACGCGCTGCTGGAGGATCAGGGCGATTAGCCTCTTGATGCACTCGTACAGGGCAATCACGGCGAACACGGTGAGAATCCACATCTTGAAGCTGTTGGGCGTGGCATTGAAGTACATGTGCTTGTAGGCGGCCACGCCCGACTCGTAGGGTCCCTTGAAGACGGTGTcccagcaggagcaggtgcAGAAGTGCCTGTCCACGTAGCGGGCGTAGTTCTCCCAGAAGTACCACAGGATGACGATGTGGGCTGGCGGTATGAGGGCCGGTGCCAGCGATCCGCAGGCGGTGGGCAGCCAGGTGATGTCGAACATGTTGCAAAAATACTGCTTTGGCTTACTAGCTGATGATATGTTGCTTCCGAATTCGTGTCTGTCCTCTGAGTCCTACTCAAAGTTCGCCGGCCATCGCGTTCTGGTTTAGATTGATAAATAGCTGAGAAAGACAAAATATATTACTCATTTTTGTGAATGAGAAACGGGTCCAATTGTTAAATTACATATTAACATGTGAATATCCAAGCAAAATTAGGCAGAATTAGTGCAACATTTAACGGGCATTTCAAAAAGTCATTTAAATATCCCAAATGGAACTGCGACTTCCGTTAGGTATCAGGAAAAAATTCCAAGCTTCTTCTCTATAGCTTTAATTATAGCAccattaattataattattaatcgACAAATTATCACTATTGAAAACTCGAATTCGCGGGGCTTTCCATTTTGCAATGCATTGTGTTCGGGATACATGCGCTCAATTGATTTGGCTTTAAGTTATTCAAATTGCCGCCAGTCatatcatttaaaatcaaCTTGAATTGGATTTCAGtttctatatacatactttGTAATCGtgcaattataataaataattgattaaaCACCCATAGATGATGAAGCAGTCAAGAAAATAgttggaaaagaaaaacatcaAGTCACTTTTAAATGTCAGTCAgtttaaataaagaagaatGTGCTTTAAATTGATAATCTGCGAGAGAACGAAGaattgtttgtatttatttgtaaatatttcaatatttcgcttttggccagtgtgttatttctgttttgcatagttatgaaaataaacaaaaaggggCGCCCAGCACGAAATATATGCCGCCCAGTGCATCGGTGtgcctttttccattttccccccaaCATTTTTCCCGAGAAGGCCTGCCAGTTGCCACATTGCCACATTGCCGCATTGGCACACGGCTTTTCGCGGACTCGCCTTCACAATTTGCATACAACtgtgaatgcgaatgtgaatgcgaat
This genomic interval from Drosophila teissieri strain GT53w chromosome 3L, Prin_Dtei_1.1, whole genome shotgun sequence contains the following:
- the LOC122616169 gene encoding uncharacterized protein LOC122616169: MFDITWLPTACGSLAPALIPPAHIVILWYFWENYARYVDRHFCTCSCWDTVFKGPYESGVAAYKHMYFNATPNSFKMWILTVFAVIALYECIKRLIALILQQRVRYSMLLLFLLSIFSHYYAWWAYINYYNDDYYNQWNHQLFFTVTELFSTVLVMHLANTTNVVTPKKVFCIVGIALLHILASSFDQFFMNVVRGEGYAHQIVRDIGFMVPDLLQLFVPVWLLRQARRECYTTRPFHRDRKLHRDIVLMLCLVSLLFVICTVL